From the Flavimarina sp. Hel_I_48 genome, one window contains:
- a CDS encoding response regulator produces MPLISRILLFTLLMCYQLAIGQRTSTETRIIEDKIDSLYIEAFDSVQQKDYDVTLKNLKEGKELSRSINAREKLAQTTSMLASVYLMLNNLENASAECVQAIQLQRELKNKDELGKSYLTYATINLQAGDYAAAQRYLTEAETIFLITQDDVHLAQVYLVQGTLFLKKNKPNAAVLKLQSAQSFFSNNDGSDYLKAKTLLESAKAQEVLKNNVKAENYGTQSLILSQNNSFSQIELESLFFLSNLAKSQGNFEKAYSLLHEFYAKQSFLKKKNPGISNMIADSQMLTELDPNGFQAQRRIQASKITTVLVIALFTMLCLLALSLYKNNNLRAKANELLQNKNAQLLVAKENAEKASMIKAQFLSTITHELRTPMYAVTGLTHLLMEESPTDEQKKHLDSLKFSGEYLLSLINNILDLNKLEANKVEVEYTTFNLKKRVDDVIFALSRSAEERGNKLKLSYDQDIPEQLMGDPLMISQILINLIGNANKFTRDGDINVRINQKSETDNQIYLHFEVEDTGEGISKKKQKNIFQNFTQGSVQINRKFGGTGLGLSIVRRLLDLQNSTIDLESTLGKGSKFFFDLKYNVVKQKDLDEHKEKVYDIDYDSLKGRRILVVEDNKINQMITRKILEKNGMDCDVADNGEIAIEKIRFENFDVVLMDIHMPGISGTEATKRVRQFNEGVPILALTAVTIDENIDDFYLAGFTDIIPKPYKVEEFFSKIYKCLKDEDIVS; encoded by the coding sequence ATGCCTTTAATAAGTAGAATACTACTTTTTACGCTGCTCATGTGCTACCAGCTAGCAATTGGTCAACGCACCAGTACCGAAACCCGCATAATAGAAGACAAAATAGATTCCCTGTACATAGAAGCCTTTGACAGTGTTCAACAAAAGGACTATGATGTTACCTTAAAGAATCTTAAAGAAGGCAAAGAGCTTTCTCGCAGTATAAATGCTAGAGAAAAACTTGCACAAACTACCAGCATGCTTGCTTCTGTTTATCTAATGCTGAACAATCTCGAAAATGCAAGTGCAGAATGTGTACAAGCCATACAGTTACAGCGTGAATTGAAAAATAAAGATGAATTAGGCAAAAGCTACCTCACGTACGCTACAATCAACCTTCAGGCTGGCGACTATGCTGCGGCACAGCGCTACTTAACCGAAGCCGAAACCATTTTTTTAATTACTCAGGATGATGTACATCTAGCACAAGTTTATCTCGTACAAGGTACTTTGTTTCTCAAAAAAAATAAGCCAAATGCCGCAGTTTTAAAACTTCAAAGCGCACAAAGTTTTTTTTCTAACAATGACGGTTCTGACTATTTAAAAGCAAAAACCCTTTTAGAAAGTGCTAAAGCACAAGAGGTTCTAAAAAATAACGTCAAAGCCGAAAATTATGGAACCCAATCCCTAATTTTAAGTCAGAACAATAGTTTCTCGCAAATCGAACTTGAAAGTCTTTTTTTCCTTAGCAACCTTGCCAAAAGCCAGGGAAATTTTGAAAAAGCCTATAGTCTTTTACACGAATTTTACGCAAAACAATCCTTTTTAAAGAAAAAGAATCCTGGCATCAGCAACATGATTGCAGACAGCCAAATGTTAACAGAGCTTGATCCTAATGGATTTCAGGCACAGCGAAGGATACAGGCCAGTAAAATAACCACTGTTCTTGTGATTGCACTATTTACAATGCTCTGCCTTCTTGCACTTTCTTTATATAAAAACAATAACCTTCGCGCGAAGGCAAACGAACTGCTACAGAACAAAAATGCACAATTGCTCGTTGCAAAAGAAAACGCAGAAAAAGCCTCAATGATTAAGGCGCAGTTTTTATCTACCATAACACATGAATTACGCACGCCTATGTATGCGGTCACGGGTCTCACGCATTTATTAATGGAAGAAAGCCCAACGGATGAGCAGAAAAAGCACCTGGATTCCCTTAAATTCTCTGGTGAGTATTTACTTTCCCTCATCAATAACATCTTAGATCTCAACAAGTTAGAAGCAAATAAAGTTGAAGTTGAATATACAACGTTCAATCTAAAAAAACGGGTTGATGATGTGATTTTTGCCCTTTCCCGCTCTGCCGAAGAACGAGGAAATAAGCTGAAACTCAGCTATGACCAGGATATACCTGAGCAATTGATGGGTGATCCTTTGATGATTTCTCAAATTCTTATAAATTTAATAGGCAATGCCAATAAATTCACTAGAGACGGCGATATTAACGTCAGGATTAATCAAAAAAGTGAGACTGACAATCAAATTTACCTTCACTTTGAAGTAGAAGATACAGGAGAGGGCATCAGCAAAAAGAAACAGAAAAACATTTTTCAGAATTTTACACAAGGCTCTGTACAGATCAACAGGAAATTTGGCGGTACAGGTTTGGGTCTTTCTATAGTACGCAGACTTCTTGATTTACAGAATAGCACTATAGATCTTGAAAGTACTCTTGGTAAGGGCTCTAAATTTTTCTTTGATTTAAAATATAATGTTGTGAAACAGAAAGACCTAGATGAACATAAAGAAAAAGTCTATGACATAGACTACGATTCCCTTAAAGGACGCCGCATTCTGGTGGTTGAAGACAATAAAATCAACCAAATGATAACGCGTAAAATACTGGAAAAAAACGGTATGGATTGTGATGTTGCAGATAATGGTGAAATCGCGATCGAAAAAATTCGGTTTGAGAATTTTGACGTCGTCCTTATGGATATTCACATGCCCGGTATAAGCGGCACAGAAGCTACTAAAAGGGTGCGTCAATTCAACGAAGGTGTTCCAATACTTGCACTTACGGCGGTAACCATTGATGAAAATATAGATGATTTCTATTTAGCAGGCTTTACGGATATTATTCCTAAACCTTATAAAGTAGAAGAATTCTTCTCGAAAATTTATAAATGCCTAAAGGATGAAGATATTGTATCTTAG
- the lpxK gene encoding tetraacyldisaccharide 4'-kinase, whose protein sequence is MKNLRKLLFPFSLGYKGIMALRNHAYDQQWFASKRFKLPIIGVGNLSTGGTGKSPMTEYIVRLLNDQYRVATLSRGYGRETSGYRKVQVSSLAKEVGDEPLQFKQKFPELSVTVDENRIRGIQKIREDENTADVIVLDDIYQHRKVHPGFLILLTSYDAPFYEDLVLPAGNLRESRRGAQRADVVVITKCPPDLDVNTQKISAQKVKKYTDSPVYFSSITYDDVARGVEDKVLSEFKKSSFTLVTGIAKPQPFMEYLLTKGLHFEEKHFADHHNFTEKELATLDEIPVILTTEKDYVRLKPYLKKTKLFYLPIRFSFLNGERAFNDLIKNYMKNDRN, encoded by the coding sequence GTGAAGAATCTACGTAAATTACTTTTTCCTTTTTCTCTTGGGTATAAGGGTATTATGGCATTGCGCAACCACGCGTACGATCAACAGTGGTTTGCGTCTAAACGTTTTAAACTTCCTATAATTGGAGTGGGTAACCTAAGTACCGGTGGAACCGGCAAATCACCCATGACAGAATATATCGTAAGGCTTTTGAATGATCAATACAGAGTAGCCACGCTAAGCCGCGGTTATGGCAGGGAAACTTCAGGATACCGCAAAGTTCAGGTCTCAAGCCTTGCGAAAGAGGTAGGGGATGAGCCTTTACAATTTAAGCAGAAGTTCCCTGAATTATCGGTTACCGTAGACGAAAACCGCATTCGCGGAATACAAAAAATCCGAGAAGATGAAAATACCGCTGATGTTATCGTTCTTGATGATATTTACCAACACCGTAAAGTGCATCCCGGATTTTTAATATTGCTCACCAGTTACGATGCTCCATTTTATGAAGATCTGGTGCTGCCGGCAGGAAACTTACGTGAGTCAAGGCGTGGTGCGCAGCGCGCAGATGTGGTGGTGATAACTAAATGCCCTCCTGATTTAGATGTCAATACCCAAAAAATAAGTGCTCAAAAGGTAAAAAAATATACTGATTCGCCTGTTTATTTTTCAAGTATAACTTACGACGACGTGGCACGCGGAGTTGAAGATAAGGTGTTGTCCGAGTTTAAAAAGAGTTCGTTTACCTTAGTTACCGGTATTGCAAAACCGCAGCCATTTATGGAGTATCTATTGACGAAAGGACTCCATTTTGAGGAAAAACACTTTGCAGATCATCATAATTTTACGGAAAAGGAACTTGCCACCCTTGATGAAATTCCCGTAATACTTACCACGGAAAAAGATTATGTACGCTTAAAGCCATATCTAAAAAAAACGAAGCTTTTTTACCTGCCTATTCGGTTTTCTTTTTTGAATGGAGAACGTGCGTTTAACGATCTAATCAAGAACTATATGAAAAACGATAGAAATTAA
- a CDS encoding Nif3-like dinuclear metal center hexameric protein: MTVQEITDSFEEIAPLAYAEDFDNVGLLVGDPLMEVSGVLVTLDTLETTVEEAITKRCNLIISFHPIIFSGLKNMTGKSYVERVVMRAIKNDIAIFAIHTAFDNSPQGVNKGMCDALQLQDREILLPKKNVIKKLTTYVPKNEVLGVRDALFAAGAGNIGNYDHCSFSTKGHGSFKGNELSNPTVGEKGIIQVEKEVQLNMTYEAHREKLILKALFRAHSYEEVAYETITLENENQTMGMGMTGFLQEPIDEMAFLRLVQKAFNAQGVRHSALREEPINKIAVLGGSGSFAINAAIKAGADALITADLKYHQFYQAEGKILLVDVGHYESEQFTKNLLTDFLKEKFSSFAVILSDEDTNPIKYL, encoded by the coding sequence ATGACAGTTCAGGAAATCACCGATAGTTTTGAAGAAATTGCCCCATTGGCCTATGCCGAAGATTTTGATAATGTAGGCCTCCTCGTAGGTGATCCACTTATGGAAGTTAGCGGTGTGCTGGTAACGCTAGACACTCTAGAAACCACTGTAGAAGAAGCGATTACAAAAAGATGTAACCTTATCATCAGCTTTCATCCTATTATTTTTTCCGGTTTAAAAAACATGACGGGCAAAAGCTATGTAGAACGTGTTGTCATGCGGGCAATCAAAAATGATATTGCCATTTTTGCAATCCACACCGCCTTTGACAATTCCCCGCAAGGAGTGAATAAAGGGATGTGTGATGCGTTGCAGCTCCAGGATCGTGAAATATTGCTTCCGAAGAAAAACGTTATAAAGAAACTCACCACCTACGTTCCCAAGAATGAAGTTCTTGGAGTACGTGACGCCTTGTTTGCGGCTGGCGCCGGAAATATAGGAAACTACGACCATTGCAGTTTTTCCACAAAAGGCCATGGTAGTTTCAAAGGGAATGAACTCAGCAATCCTACCGTAGGGGAAAAAGGAATAATCCAGGTGGAAAAGGAAGTGCAGTTGAACATGACTTACGAAGCACACAGGGAAAAATTGATACTTAAGGCTTTGTTCCGGGCGCATTCTTACGAGGAAGTGGCGTATGAAACGATTACTTTAGAGAACGAAAACCAGACCATGGGAATGGGAATGACCGGTTTTTTACAGGAACCTATAGATGAAATGGCTTTTCTAAGACTTGTACAGAAAGCGTTTAATGCACAGGGCGTACGACACTCTGCATTGCGTGAAGAACCTATCAACAAAATAGCGGTACTGGGAGGTAGCGGTTCTTTTGCTATCAATGCGGCAATAAAGGCCGGAGCAGATGCGCTGATCACCGCTGATCTTAAATACCATCAGTTTTATCAGGCTGAAGGAAAGATACTTCTCGTGGATGTAGGGCACTATGAAAGTGAACAGTTCACAAAAAATTTACTTACTGATTTTCTTAAGGAAAAATTTAGTAGTTTTGCAGTCATTTTATCGGACGAAGACACCAATCCCATTAAGTATTTATAA
- a CDS encoding zinc ribbon domain-containing protein encodes MAKKKTEASVEEKLRALYDLQLIHSRVDTIRNMRGELPLEVEDLEDEVAGLTKRQEKLDGELGLIDDQIKAKKIQIEDSKAAIKKYTEQQKNVRNNREFNSLSKEVEFQELEIQLADKNIKEYRAQIEQKKEVIATTKERITERESHLKHKKNELDDILSETQKEEEELLKKSEGYEEQIEPRLVKAYNRIRNNVRNGLAVVAIERGASGGSFFTIPPQVQMEIAGRKKIITDEHSGRILVDEELAKEEQEKMDAIFGKM; translated from the coding sequence ATGGCCAAGAAGAAAACAGAAGCGAGCGTAGAAGAAAAACTAAGGGCGCTGTATGATTTACAGTTAATACATTCACGCGTTGATACCATAAGGAACATGCGCGGTGAGTTACCCCTTGAAGTTGAGGATCTTGAGGATGAAGTCGCAGGATTGACCAAGCGCCAGGAAAAACTGGATGGTGAACTAGGCCTTATAGATGACCAGATCAAAGCAAAGAAAATACAGATAGAGGATTCTAAAGCAGCGATCAAAAAATATACAGAGCAACAGAAAAACGTAAGAAACAACAGGGAATTCAACTCCCTGAGCAAAGAGGTTGAATTTCAAGAACTTGAAATACAGCTAGCTGATAAAAATATAAAAGAATACCGCGCTCAGATAGAACAGAAAAAAGAAGTTATTGCCACAACCAAGGAGCGTATTACAGAACGGGAGTCCCATCTAAAGCACAAAAAGAATGAGCTTGATGATATTCTTTCCGAAACCCAAAAAGAGGAAGAGGAACTTTTAAAGAAAAGTGAGGGTTATGAAGAGCAGATTGAGCCGCGTCTTGTAAAAGCCTATAACCGTATCCGTAACAACGTACGTAATGGCCTTGCCGTTGTTGCTATAGAACGCGGTGCTTCAGGAGGTTCTTTCTTTACCATACCACCACAGGTACAAATGGAAATAGCCGGCCGTAAAAAAATAATTACTGATGAGCACAGTGGCCGTATCTTAGTTGATGAGGAGCTTGCTAAAGAAGAACAGGAAAAGATGGATGCTATTTTCGGTAAGATGTAA